A single genomic interval of Helianthus annuus cultivar XRQ/B chromosome 13, HanXRQr2.0-SUNRISE, whole genome shotgun sequence harbors:
- the LOC110903572 gene encoding disease resistance protein TAO1, producing the protein MDEVEVIGSELTGTTEVSFPSLELLRFVSMPIWEVWSTNNVVVFPCLQEIHIEKCPKLIDVSLEAVPSLRVLQIDRCGDGVLRSLVRGASSITILKISYISGLTYEVWRGVINYLRAVEEVRIYGCHEIRYFWESEVEASKVLVNLKKLNLGNCSNLVSLGEKEEDNFGSNHPSSLRILEISYCNSMENCHCPNSIENLRISGCSSLTCVSFPTTTGGGQNLKNLDIQNCDKLMENINNTSMPMLETLLILNWTNLKSVVHLSNFLHLTNLYILHCPSIESFPDLQLSNLTNLKIEDCQKMESFPDLRVSNLTSLSVKNCPILDVSFPHGNWPPKLVFLRMGGLKKPITEWGPQNYPTSLVNLQLYGEHLPNIR; encoded by the exons ATGGATGAGGTTGAAGTCATCGGTTCGGAGTTGACAGGGACTACTGAAGTTTCCTTCCCTTCACTTGAACTTCTAAGGTTTGTATCTATGCCAATATGGGAGGTATGGTCAACCAACAACGTGGTAGTGTTTCCATGCCTTCAAGAGATTCATATAGAAAAGTGTCCCAAATTGATTGacgtctcactggaagcagtacCTTCATTAAGGGTTTTACAAATAGATAGATGTGGTGACGGTGTGTTGAGAAGTCTTGTTCGGGGAGCTTCATCAATCACCattttaaaaataagttatatttCAGGCCTTACTTATGAGGTGTGGAGAGGTGTTATAAACTATCTTAGGGCAGTGGAAGAAGTAAGAATCTATGGGTGTCATGAAATAAGATACTTTTGGGAATCAGAAGTAGAGGCAAGTAAAGTTTTGGTGAATTTAAAGAAGTTGAATTTAGGTAATTGTTCAAATTTGGTGAGTTTAGGAGAGAAAGAGGAAGATAATTTTGGCAGCAACCACCCATCATCTCTTAGAATTTTGGAGATATCATATTGTAACAGCATGGAGAATTGCCATTGTCCAAATAGCATTGAGAATTTGCGTATATCTGGGTGTAGTTCGCTTACATGTGTCTCCTTCCCAACAACAACAGGAGGAGGGCAGAATCTTAAGAACCTTGATATACAAAATTGTGACAAGCTAATGGAAAATATAAATAACACAAGCATGCCTATGCTTGAAACTTTATTGATTTTGAATTGGACAAATCTGAAATCAGTTGTTCATTTGAGTAACTTCCTTCACCTAACCAACTTGTATATACTTCATTGTCCGAGTATTGAATCATTTCCTGACCTTCAACTATCGAACCTCACCAATTTGAAGATAGAAGACTGTCAAAAGATGGAGTCATTTCCTGACCTCAGAGTATCGAATCTCACCTCGTTAAGCGTAAAAAATTGTCCAATACTTGATGTTTCCTTTCCTCATGGGAACTGGCCTCCCAAATTGGTTTTTCTTCGCATGGGGGGGTTGAAAAAGCCTATCACGGAGTGGGGCCCTCAGAATTATCCAACTTCGCTTGTTAACCTACAGTTATATGGCGAACAT CTGCCGAATATTCGTTGA
- the LOC110902371 gene encoding F-box protein At1g67340: MKLPEGRTRIISGSDLFDSLPDEIVIFILCKLAATASSPLDFVTVLLTCKRLNTLGVNRLVLSNAGPETLAVSAKNWCDEAHRFLKLCIHAGNKEALYILGMILFYCLQNRGSGASLMAKAGIKLHTPALYSLALIQFNGSGGMKNDKDLPAGVALCERAAFLGHVDALRELGHCLQDGYGVPKKVEEGRYLIRQANVRELASILCTFDATPFSSVSPPSIACEFHSDQQRPDLTDSYERESPCPPISSLRLLNRYWSNVPKERSHPANRFLVEWFNLRSGGIPGPGLRMCSNERCGRPETRKNEFRKCSGCGKVNYCSRGCQAYDWRLHHKVECAPIDD; encoded by the exons ATGAAGCTGCCTGAAGGAAGAACAAGAATAATATCAGGATCTGATCTATTTGACTCTTTACCTGACGAAATTGTTATATTTATCCTATGCAAGCTCGCTGCCACCGCGTCTTCTCCTCTTGATTTTGTCACTGTTCTTCTTAC ATGCAAGAGACTAAACACATTAGGTGTTAATCGTCTGGTTTTGTCGAATGCTGGTCCAGAAACGCTTGCTGTCAGTGCTAAAAACTGGTGTGATGAGGCTCATCGGTTTTTGAAATTGTGCATCCACGCGGGCAACAAAGAGGCGCTTTATATTTTGGGAATG ATCCTATTTTACTGTTTACAAAATCGAGGAAGTGGAGCGTCGTTAATGGCGAAGGCGGGGATTAAGTTGCACACACCGGCATTGTATTCACTCGCTTTGATTCAGTTTAATGGCAGTGGAGGTATGAAGAATGACAAGGACCTCCCTGCAGGGGTTGCTTTATGTGAGAGAGCCGCTTTTCTCGGCCACGTCGATGCACTCAGGGAGCTAGGGCATTGCCTTCAAGACGGTTACGGTGTACCGAAAAAGGTCGAGGAAGGTCGTTATCTGATTCGCCAAGCCAATGTGCGTGAACTTGCATCCATACTTTGTACCTTCGACGCTACACCTTTTTCATCCGTGTCACCACCTTCGATAGCGTGTGAGTTTCACAGCGACCAACAAAGACCAGATCTAACAGACTCATATGAACGTGAATCCCCATGCCCACCCATTTCATCCCTCCGGTTACTAAATAGGTACTGGAGTAATGTTCCGAAGGAACGATCCCATCCAGCAAACCGGTTTTTGGTTGAGTGGTTCAATTTGAGAAGTGGCGGGATTCCGGGCCCGGGTTTAAGAATGTGTTCCAATGAGAGGTGTGGGCGACCAGAGACCCGGAAAAATGAGTTTAGAAAGTGTTCAGGTTGCGGGAAGGTAAACTATTGTTCACGAGGATGTCAAGCCTATGATTGGAGATTGCACCATAAAGTAGAATGTGCACCGATCGATGATTAG